In Thermotomaculum hydrothermale, a single genomic region encodes these proteins:
- the rsgA gene encoding ribosome small subunit-dependent GTPase A, with product MGKKYKGIIISKEGLGTFGYIPELKERYLAFARGTLIKKKMKKIFVGDYFEGELTDDGKIIIENILPRKNQLFRPKIANVDKVLLITTIKNPPINTGMLDKLLVAYDYYQVEPVIVFNKIDLLETEEEKRELEKWENIYTSAGYTVVKVSAKEKENLNDLIHFLHDNICVFAGASGVGKSSLITAITGVEIKTREVSKKTKRGRHTTVGASLIPFGENSFIGDTAGFSKVDLSYIMDERELSGFFREFTDYTCKFNDCMHITEPQCGVKEALEKGEISEERYNSYLKILEEDFSFNIKRD from the coding sequence ATGGGAAAGAAATACAAAGGAATAATTATTTCAAAAGAAGGTTTGGGAACTTTCGGGTATATACCTGAGTTAAAAGAAAGATACCTTGCCTTTGCAAGGGGAACACTAATTAAGAAAAAAATGAAAAAAATATTTGTGGGCGATTACTTTGAGGGAGAGTTAACAGATGATGGAAAAATCATTATAGAAAACATACTTCCAAGAAAAAACCAGTTGTTCAGGCCAAAAATTGCAAATGTTGACAAGGTTTTGTTAATCACAACAATAAAAAATCCGCCAATAAACACAGGAATGCTTGACAAACTTCTTGTTGCTTACGACTATTACCAGGTTGAACCTGTAATTGTATTTAATAAAATAGATCTGCTTGAAACAGAGGAAGAAAAAAGAGAATTGGAAAAATGGGAAAATATTTACACCTCTGCCGGATACACAGTTGTTAAGGTTTCTGCAAAGGAAAAAGAAAATTTAAATGATTTAATACACTTTCTTCACGACAATATTTGTGTCTTTGCAGGTGCTTCAGGTGTGGGAAAATCATCTTTAATTACAGCAATTACAGGTGTTGAGATAAAAACAAGAGAGGTTAGCAAAAAAACAAAAAGGGGAAGGCATACAACAGTGGGAGCAAGTTTAATCCCCTTTGGAGAAAACTCATTTATAGGGGATACAGCAGGCTTTTCAAAAGTTGACCTATCTTACATTATGGATGAAAGGGAATTGTCAGGCTTTTTCAGGGAATTTACAGATTACACCTGTAAATTCAACGATTGTATGCACATTACAGAGCCTCAATGCGGAGTAAAGGAAGCGTTGGAAAAGGGAGAGATTTCGGAAGAGAGGTACAACTCTTACCTGAAAATACTTGAAGAGGACTTTTCCTTTAATATAAAAAGGGATTAA
- the speE gene encoding polyamine aminopropyltransferase, with protein sequence MNLWFTENQTDNLRLSFRVKNLVEFRKSKFQTLAVYDTVEYGRLFTLDDFVMLTEKDEFVYHEMISHIALSCHPKPENILVIGGGDGGTIREIERHSRVKNITLVEIDREVVEISKKHLPFVACGFDDERVSVIIDDGIEYIKNHKNKFDIIFIDSTDPVAFAEGLFHTDFYKFVFDALKKDGIMVAQTEYPFLKGDFIKEVFSSLKQVFPIVSPYLAFIPTYPTGMWSFAFASKKYHYINDLNPEFTKDFAEKLKYYTPEVHKAAFALPKFVKDLIE encoded by the coding sequence ATGAATCTCTGGTTTACCGAAAATCAGACAGATAATTTGCGTCTGTCTTTTAGAGTAAAAAATTTAGTTGAGTTTAGAAAAAGCAAATTCCAGACACTTGCAGTTTATGACACAGTGGAGTATGGAAGGCTTTTCACCCTTGATGATTTTGTTATGCTTACCGAAAAAGACGAGTTTGTTTACCACGAAATGATTTCACATATTGCCCTATCATGCCACCCTAAGCCTGAAAATATTCTTGTAATAGGTGGTGGAGACGGGGGAACAATAAGAGAGATAGAAAGGCATTCAAGGGTAAAAAATATTACCCTTGTGGAGATAGACAGAGAGGTTGTTGAAATATCAAAAAAGCACCTACCCTTTGTTGCATGCGGTTTTGACGATGAAAGGGTAAGTGTAATAATTGACGACGGTATTGAATACATAAAAAACCACAAAAATAAATTTGATATTATTTTTATTGATTCAACAGACCCTGTTGCTTTTGCAGAAGGCTTATTTCATACAGATTTTTACAAATTTGTTTTTGATGCACTAAAAAAAGACGGGATAATGGTTGCTCAAACAGAGTATCCATTTTTAAAGGGAGATTTTATTAAAGAGGTTTTCTCATCTTTAAAACAGGTATTTCCTATAGTTTCTCCTTACCTTGCATTTATTCCAACCTATCCAACAGGGATGTGGTCTTTTGCCTTTGCATCAAAAAAATACCACTATATAAACGATTTAAATCCTGAATTTACAAAAGATTTCGCAGAAAAATTGAAGTATTATACCCCTGAAGTACACAAAGCAGCCTTTGCATTGCCTAAATTTGTAAAAGATTTAATTGAGTAA
- the tatA gene encoding twin-arginine translocase TatA/TatE family subunit translates to MNIGMGEALLLLLILLLLFGGKKLPELAEGLGKAVKNFRKAALDDEEDTEKKEENTTKKEESGKEK, encoded by the coding sequence ATGAATATTGGAATGGGAGAAGCGCTATTACTTTTGCTTATTCTTTTACTTTTGTTTGGTGGGAAAAAGTTACCAGAACTTGCTGAAGGGTTGGGCAAGGCTGTTAAAAATTTTAGAAAAGCAGCTTTAGATGATGAAGAAGATACAGAAAAGAAAGAAGAAAATACAACTAAAAAGGAAGAAAGCGGAAAAGAAAAGTAA
- the speD gene encoding adenosylmethionine decarboxylase — translation MKALGRHILVEFYDCNPSLLNEADFIEKVMNEAADMAGATIVTSNFHHFSPHGVSGVVIIAESHLTIHTWPEYGYAAVDLFTCGETVDPWIAFEHLKKTLECSHYSAMELKRGQLGIVNQELKEYHHKPVTA, via the coding sequence TTGAAAGCATTAGGAAGACATATTTTAGTAGAGTTTTATGACTGCAATCCTTCCCTTCTTAACGAAGCAGATTTCATTGAAAAGGTAATGAATGAAGCAGCTGATATGGCTGGCGCAACAATAGTTACCAGCAATTTCCACCATTTTAGCCCTCACGGTGTTTCAGGTGTTGTAATAATCGCCGAATCCCATTTAACAATCCATACCTGGCCTGAATACGGCTATGCCGCTGTTGATTTATTCACCTGCGGAGAAACAGTTGACCCATGGATAGCGTTTGAGCATTTAAAAAAGACTCTTGAATGCTCACATTACTCAGCAATGGAACTTAAAAGAGGCCAGTTAGGCATAGTTAATCAGGAATTAAAAGAGTATCATCATAAACCTGTAACCGCATAA
- a CDS encoding B12-binding domain-containing radical SAM protein — MKKIAIVIPPIKDFYYTPHRGAFLGARYVKNFLEKYGFQCKLFDFPNKKQKETKLPFELEYLKPFLKQEDNLFFKKYKRFGYSFEQCAKLIKDFSPDCIVLSLFAFAYAKEFIEFTTFLKKEFPKTPMFAGGSGVSCFPEYFEKTLVFNAIFTGEIETIGESVLKAIEGKTYGIIKPQRLTEKDELDFILTKTLSTKKRNYYSTILSRGCPKQCAFCSNFIVQGRKFRTIPIEKIEREIKKLKLKNANINFEDDNILLAKDYLIEVLKLFKKHFPDTTFSFENGIDHTFLDIETVEKLIHLGVKQFNLSIGHIDKNILKKNKRPASVDKLIETLNFLKKNQIPSIVYFITGLKNDSFEKTISTIKFLEKLPCLIGISPFYPVPGIQGYTDKSIFEKKSPVLTKGSSFYSWNNSLTTEEMIFAFKLARKINLSKKQSA, encoded by the coding sequence TTGAAAAAGATTGCAATTGTTATACCCCCTATCAAAGATTTTTATTACACCCCTCACAGAGGGGCTTTTTTAGGTGCAAGGTATGTTAAAAACTTTCTTGAAAAATACGGTTTTCAATGTAAACTCTTTGACTTTCCAAACAAAAAGCAAAAAGAAACAAAACTTCCTTTTGAATTGGAATACCTGAAGCCGTTTTTAAAACAGGAAGACAACCTTTTTTTCAAAAAATACAAAAGGTTTGGCTATTCCTTTGAACAATGTGCAAAATTAATTAAAGACTTTTCCCCTGATTGTATAGTGCTTTCCCTTTTTGCCTTTGCATATGCAAAGGAGTTTATTGAGTTTACAACTTTTTTAAAGAAAGAATTTCCAAAAACCCCAATGTTTGCAGGGGGAAGCGGAGTTTCCTGCTTTCCTGAATACTTTGAAAAAACTTTAGTTTTCAATGCAATTTTTACAGGGGAAATTGAAACAATAGGGGAAAGTGTATTAAAGGCAATTGAAGGGAAAACTTATGGAATTATTAAACCTCAAAGATTAACTGAAAAAGATGAATTAGACTTCATTCTAACAAAAACCCTTTCAACAAAAAAAAGAAACTATTACTCAACAATTCTTTCAAGGGGATGCCCAAAGCAATGCGCATTTTGTTCAAACTTTATAGTGCAGGGGAGAAAATTTAGAACAATACCTATTGAAAAGATTGAAAGAGAGATAAAAAAACTCAAGTTAAAAAATGCAAATATTAACTTTGAAGACGACAATATTTTACTTGCTAAGGACTATTTAATTGAGGTTTTAAAGTTATTTAAAAAACACTTTCCTGACACAACATTTTCGTTTGAAAACGGGATAGACCACACCTTCCTTGATATCGAAACTGTTGAAAAACTTATTCATTTAGGCGTCAAACAGTTTAACCTTTCAATAGGACATATTGATAAAAACATACTTAAAAAAAACAAAAGGCCTGCAAGTGTTGATAAACTTATTGAAACCTTAAATTTTCTTAAAAAAAATCAAATTCCTTCAATTGTTTACTTTATTACAGGCTTGAAAAACGATAGCTTTGAAAAAACCATTTCAACCATAAAATTCCTTGAAAAACTTCCCTGCTTAATTGGAATTTCCCCGTTTTATCCCGTTCCTGGGATTCAAGGATATACAGACAAATCTATATTTGAAAAAAAATCCCCTGTATTAACAAAAGGCTCTTCCTTTTATTCCTGGAACAATTCACTTACAACAGAGGAAATGATTTTTGCCTTCAAATTAGCAAGAAAAATAAACCTATCAAAGAAACAATCAGCTTGA
- a CDS encoding UvrD-helicase domain-containing protein, with protein sequence MEENNKRLIIYKASAGAGKTYRLSQHYVNLLKTYADTLKSQNNKIQIKKICGENRDNEKEDGRTVLSLDNIVAITFTNKAAAEMKERVLTFLKEIAMGRKTEKEGFSLQKKEALDVLISVIENFSDFQVTTIDSFMNSIFKAFAVDLNVYPDYDITFEEKEIFDIAVGELFADERFSNTLLSFLDVLLQVEKGGFDGERIIRNALNNFRESDFLNRVLQDKARLRDYIAVNTDEDSFSLLWNLFKVNFEAKFGSFKCQSEVSNFSQALNFIKEEMGIVFENLNKECESISGLLHGTKAKWLKKKNIEDTFSSNIWEKMLTKDGDYAGLILSKSGDQKIDSFKRDKINSYLECLHFLYKSYYLFKAVYNDSSSVEVYKKVLEIEEDIKKSLNLVIGGKITERVKTILDDYSLPYAFCRLGERINHYLIDEFQDTSDSQFDAMCPIIHNALSEGGSLLVVGDKKQAIYGWRGGDYRVFDRVESNNDNCSLMSVVEEDEYLNKPIKINYRSAKNIVKFNNNVFGQVVNRDSAQPILVSFEKDEKDKAFQEIEKVFRDFKQEPNSKEKGYVEVNLFKCNSKDGKDACVEENYKKEFFRILKDTLERFSGKDIMILARRKEDLGKIAEFIFEFNAEYKKNVSFVTEDSLKLLNNRDIKNLLLLSGFFINVSDVSLFKGLAENGFFPLEDKSKFFEELSEAKGFSILKAKEILSKTIKQGLGIDFAEIFEESFLNSKLLSPYEFFINLISCFDFSDYSFGFDLKENGAYFDRFLEVVLTLSEKGNSVAEIVDYFYQNEDITLSMPENIDAIRLMTIHKAKGLEAEVVIIPFYDWSMVGRLDSEYIELDLKDWFEKAGNRKVILKNDGRLREISKKAGEKYFDYKLRKFIESLNLMYVANTRPKKELYIVGALIYKDKEFKDVSKTYITSAFVLKNLADNFLEEKDNMFHFASGEKSKGKSIEEEKGKSGEEVFSFAPSIRQHFKSIEERDYLFDYKSEEFGNLFHLTMSFIKDLKSEENINEVVEKAYEKAAKLSGVSEGFEEVKKLARQTVLNLKDYFFNIDAEWNEKEVINRKGFIFRIDRLVLKNGEYIVIDYKTGAKDLEKHKTQIVNYLNVFRGNKLKSKGIIYYTEDGEIVNV encoded by the coding sequence ATGGAAGAAAATAACAAGAGACTGATAATCTATAAGGCTTCAGCAGGGGCGGGGAAGACATACAGGCTTTCTCAGCACTATGTTAACCTTCTAAAAACCTATGCAGATACTTTAAAATCCCAAAACAATAAAATTCAGATTAAAAAAATTTGCGGTGAGAACAGGGATAATGAGAAAGAAGACGGCAGGACTGTTTTAAGCCTTGATAATATTGTGGCAATTACCTTTACAAATAAGGCTGCCGCTGAAATGAAGGAAAGGGTTTTAACCTTTCTTAAAGAGATTGCAATGGGAAGAAAAACTGAAAAAGAAGGCTTTTCCCTTCAAAAAAAAGAGGCGCTTGATGTTTTAATATCTGTTATAGAGAATTTTTCCGATTTTCAGGTAACCACAATTGATTCATTTATGAACAGCATTTTTAAGGCTTTTGCGGTTGATTTGAATGTTTATCCTGATTATGACATTACATTTGAGGAAAAGGAGATTTTTGATATTGCTGTTGGGGAGTTGTTTGCAGATGAGAGGTTTAGTAACACTCTTTTATCCTTTTTAGATGTGTTGCTTCAGGTTGAAAAGGGCGGTTTTGACGGGGAAAGGATAATAAGGAATGCATTAAACAATTTCAGGGAATCGGATTTTTTAAACAGGGTTTTGCAGGATAAAGCAAGGTTGAGGGATTATATTGCGGTTAATACTGACGAGGATAGTTTTTCCCTTTTGTGGAATTTGTTTAAAGTGAATTTTGAAGCAAAATTCGGTTCTTTTAAATGCCAGAGTGAGGTTAGTAATTTTTCTCAAGCCTTAAATTTTATTAAAGAAGAGATGGGTATTGTTTTTGAAAACCTTAATAAAGAGTGTGAGTCAATTTCAGGGTTACTTCACGGAACTAAAGCAAAGTGGCTTAAAAAGAAAAACATAGAGGATACTTTCTCCTCTAACATCTGGGAGAAAATGCTAACAAAAGATGGAGATTATGCAGGGCTTATTCTTTCAAAAAGTGGAGACCAAAAAATAGATTCATTTAAAAGGGATAAAATTAACTCTTATCTTGAATGTTTGCATTTTTTGTATAAATCCTATTACCTTTTTAAGGCTGTTTACAATGACTCTTCATCTGTTGAGGTTTACAAAAAGGTGCTTGAAATAGAAGAGGATATTAAAAAATCCTTAAACCTGGTTATTGGCGGGAAGATAACGGAAAGGGTTAAAACTATTTTAGATGATTACTCCCTTCCATACGCTTTTTGCAGGTTAGGGGAGAGGATTAACCATTACCTTATAGATGAGTTTCAGGATACTTCAGATAGCCAATTTGACGCAATGTGTCCAATTATTCACAATGCCTTATCCGAAGGGGGAAGCCTGTTGGTTGTTGGGGATAAAAAGCAGGCAATTTACGGCTGGAGAGGCGGGGATTACAGGGTTTTTGACAGGGTGGAAAGCAATAATGATAATTGCTCATTGATGAGTGTTGTTGAGGAAGATGAGTATTTAAATAAGCCTATAAAAATAAATTACAGGTCTGCTAAAAACATTGTTAAATTCAACAATAATGTTTTTGGACAGGTTGTAAATAGAGACTCTGCCCAACCTATTCTGGTAAGTTTTGAAAAAGATGAAAAAGATAAGGCATTTCAGGAGATTGAAAAAGTTTTCAGGGATTTCAAACAGGAACCGAATTCAAAAGAGAAGGGCTATGTTGAGGTTAATTTGTTTAAGTGCAATTCAAAAGATGGAAAAGACGCCTGCGTTGAAGAAAACTATAAGAAGGAATTTTTCAGGATTTTAAAGGATACTTTAGAGAGGTTTTCAGGGAAAGACATAATGATTCTTGCAAGGAGAAAGGAAGATTTAGGTAAGATTGCAGAGTTTATCTTTGAATTCAACGCTGAATATAAAAAGAATGTGTCTTTTGTTACCGAGGACTCTTTAAAACTTTTGAATAACAGGGATATAAAAAACCTGCTCCTGCTTTCAGGTTTTTTTATAAATGTTAGCGATGTTTCGCTGTTTAAAGGCCTTGCTGAAAACGGATTTTTTCCACTTGAAGACAAATCTAAGTTTTTTGAAGAATTAAGTGAAGCGAAAGGATTTTCAATTTTAAAGGCAAAGGAGATTCTCTCTAAAACAATAAAACAGGGATTGGGTATTGATTTTGCTGAAATTTTTGAGGAGAGTTTTCTAAATTCAAAACTTCTATCCCCTTACGAATTTTTCATAAACCTGATTTCCTGTTTTGATTTTTCCGATTACTCTTTCGGCTTTGATTTAAAGGAAAACGGGGCATACTTTGACAGGTTTTTAGAGGTTGTTTTAACTCTCTCTGAAAAGGGAAACTCTGTTGCTGAAATTGTTGATTACTTTTATCAAAATGAGGACATTACTCTTTCAATGCCTGAAAATATTGATGCTATAAGGCTTATGACAATTCACAAGGCAAAGGGGCTTGAAGCAGAGGTTGTAATTATCCCGTTTTACGATTGGAGTATGGTTGGAAGGTTAGATTCAGAGTATATTGAGTTGGATTTAAAAGACTGGTTTGAAAAGGCGGGAAACAGGAAGGTTATTCTTAAAAACGACGGCAGATTAAGGGAGATTTCAAAAAAGGCAGGGGAAAAGTATTTTGATTATAAATTAAGAAAGTTTATTGAATCGCTAAACCTTATGTATGTGGCAAATACAAGGCCAAAAAAAGAGTTGTACATAGTTGGCGCTTTGATTTATAAAGACAAAGAGTTTAAGGATGTTTCAAAAACTTACATTACTTCGGCTTTTGTTTTGAAGAATCTTGCAGATAATTTTCTTGAAGAAAAGGACAATATGTTCCATTTTGCTTCAGGTGAGAAAAGCAAAGGGAAATCAATTGAAGAGGAAAAAGGAAAATCAGGAGAAGAAGTTTTTTCCTTTGCGCCTTCAATAAGGCAGCACTTTAAATCTATTGAGGAAAGGGATTATTTGTTTGACTATAAAAGCGAAGAGTTTGGAAATCTCTTTCACCTGACAATGAGTTTTATTAAAGATTTGAAAAGTGAAGAAAACATAAATGAGGTTGTGGAAAAGGCGTACGAAAAAGCGGCGAAACTTTCAGGAGTAAGCGAAGGCTTTGAAGAGGTTAAAAAACTTGCACGACAAACGGTTTTAAATTTAAAAGATTACTTTTTTAATATTGATGCTGAGTGGAATGAAAAGGAAGTTATAAACAGAAAGGGGTTTATCTTCAGAATTGACAGGCTTGTTTTGAAAAATGGCGAGTACATTGTAATTGACTATAAAACAGGGGCAAAGGATTTGGAAAAACACAAAACTCAAATTGTAAATTATCTCAATGTTTTTAGAGGCAATAAACTAAAATCTAAAGGCATTATTTACTATACGGAAGACGGAGAAATTGTAAATGTCTGA
- a CDS encoding HD domain-containing protein produces the protein MNYEKTLEFVKEKFKDKKDKGGKPYIEHLLTVAEKMESETEKIVALLHDIVEDIEDISFETLKKMGYSEEVISAVEAMTKEKGEEYKDYLKRVKANPIARKVKLADLEHNMDTSRLNKITEKDLKRLEKYKFAKQFLEKE, from the coding sequence ATGAACTATGAAAAAACACTTGAATTTGTAAAAGAAAAATTCAAAGACAAAAAAGATAAAGGGGGAAAACCCTACATTGAGCACCTTTTAACTGTTGCTGAAAAAATGGAAAGTGAAACAGAAAAGATTGTTGCCCTTCTTCACGACATTGTTGAAGACATAGAAGATATAAGTTTTGAAACATTAAAGAAAATGGGATATTCAGAAGAAGTAATTTCCGCAGTTGAAGCAATGACAAAGGAAAAAGGGGAAGAATACAAGGATTACCTAAAAAGAGTAAAAGCAAACCCAATTGCAAGAAAGGTTAAACTTGCCGATTTAGAGCACAACATGGACACTTCAAGGCTAAATAAAATCACAGAAAAAGACTTGAAAAGGCTTGAAAAATACAAATTTGCAAAACAATTTCTTGAAAAAGAGTAA
- a CDS encoding PD-(D/E)XK nuclease family protein: MSEFKLIAVDVSINFVDLISKDVEKLAGKEKEVIVIFPNVRPLRFIEKNLSLASLLNVRLFSMGDFVRETVINFSEPPPEIQDEIDRLIFILNILKKNRDLYTKLGNDDSLVFPWVKRLSSLFSEIDTQLIDSVKDFEYFDNTVKQAKILLENLNSLYNDYRHQVENKNLSFGGDLYKRCVEIFENGKVEKEFSAKVFILAGFSYLTNSEKRIINYLKDNFETYLYFQADTENRLHRIGEKNFDAYGVYRKWFSGREWDKKPELRKGFEFEPEIKFYESYDVHSQVRQVVKALKDLSESEKVNDLNNPKKIGIILPDSKTLFPLLFYISNIYDSELPKNITMGFPLSKTGFGDFLNRLFKTLVDIERNGGKKVYVPVFLKLIKSEIMAFFNLKAKNEYFDLLFNFLIENNIVFLDFDKTDEQFEGERDLGDFAIKIYKNLLKPFLEADSFESLHRAFENLYSLLDKDSLKNSGYVYDAIVLDYFLTSVVARLNSLKEENLKGINFNQRLFYSVINTLSKSVSVPFEGNPLKGIQIMGMLESRSLSFDYLFVLDVNEGILPDTEKIDPLMPESLKFELGLSSFKDRERLIKYNFFRLIDSSKNVYLFYQSGQTTLEKKTRSRFIEQLILEKEFEKGIDLSDEIIKAKMPLYSLNLNKNKKDNSLPCEFKEGIEKDKWMQDKIEGFFREGKGISATFIDNFLQCPYMFYLHRIAGIEEKASLEESQRADKVGTLIHHLLEKGFEKHKGEYLTEKLISNIRKKVLDEAVNFIDRGQFKYFDFHGVEDVFKYLKNLESVKKEILKKVVEFRLSKLFEFFIHQVKQDERLQLIDVEKEIEVEGFEFEGRKVRFYGKIDRVEKINGDTIRIVDYKTGRYAKVPSKKKLSELMADDLDDSVLCVEYLKNSINSIQLPFYIYLYSKKENVEDVSKIKSCLYLLGESNFKDIEKEFDFNGVPSFGRLEYFENILKLIFDRMLNSKFIVATPGDSCKFCNYKHFCLFSK, from the coding sequence ATGTCTGAATTTAAACTAATTGCAGTTGATGTATCAATAAATTTTGTTGATTTAATTTCAAAGGATGTTGAAAAGTTAGCGGGGAAGGAAAAAGAGGTAATTGTTATCTTCCCAAATGTAAGGCCGTTGAGGTTTATTGAGAAGAATCTCTCCCTTGCTTCTTTGTTGAATGTGCGTCTATTTTCAATGGGGGATTTTGTAAGGGAGACTGTAATAAACTTTTCTGAACCCCCCCCTGAAATTCAGGATGAGATTGACAGGCTAATCTTTATACTCAACATTTTGAAGAAAAACAGGGATTTATACACAAAATTGGGTAATGACGACTCCCTTGTTTTCCCGTGGGTTAAGAGGCTTTCCTCTCTTTTCAGTGAAATTGACACTCAGTTAATTGATAGCGTTAAGGATTTTGAATACTTTGACAACACTGTTAAACAGGCAAAGATACTTCTTGAAAATTTAAACTCTCTTTACAATGATTACAGGCATCAGGTTGAAAATAAAAACCTTTCATTTGGCGGGGATTTGTACAAAAGGTGTGTGGAAATTTTTGAAAACGGGAAGGTTGAAAAGGAATTTAGCGCTAAGGTTTTTATCCTTGCAGGCTTTTCGTACCTTACAAACAGTGAAAAAAGGATAATTAACTATTTAAAGGATAACTTTGAAACATACCTATACTTTCAGGCAGATACAGAAAACAGGCTTCACAGAATAGGTGAAAAAAACTTTGATGCTTACGGTGTTTATAGAAAATGGTTTAGCGGGAGAGAGTGGGATAAAAAGCCTGAATTAAGAAAGGGGTTTGAGTTTGAGCCGGAAATAAAATTTTACGAAAGTTACGATGTTCACTCTCAGGTAAGGCAGGTTGTTAAGGCTTTAAAGGATTTAAGTGAAAGTGAGAAAGTTAATGATTTGAATAATCCTAAAAAGATAGGGATTATCCTTCCAGATTCAAAGACTCTCTTTCCGTTATTGTTTTACATTTCAAACATTTATGACAGTGAATTGCCAAAAAACATAACAATGGGATTTCCCCTTTCAAAAACAGGATTCGGGGATTTTCTAAACAGGCTTTTTAAAACACTTGTTGATATTGAAAGAAATGGGGGTAAAAAGGTTTATGTCCCTGTTTTTCTTAAACTTATAAAAAGCGAGATAATGGCATTTTTCAACCTTAAAGCAAAAAATGAATATTTTGATTTGCTTTTCAATTTTCTTATTGAGAATAACATTGTTTTCCTTGATTTTGATAAAACAGATGAGCAGTTTGAAGGGGAGAGGGATTTAGGGGATTTTGCCATTAAAATATACAAAAATTTATTAAAGCCTTTTCTTGAAGCAGATAGTTTTGAATCATTGCACAGGGCTTTTGAAAACCTTTATTCACTTTTAGATAAAGATAGTTTGAAAAATTCAGGCTATGTTTACGATGCAATTGTCCTTGATTACTTTTTAACCTCTGTTGTTGCAAGGTTAAATTCCCTGAAAGAGGAAAATTTAAAAGGCATCAACTTTAACCAGAGGCTTTTTTATTCTGTTATAAACACTCTTTCAAAGTCTGTTTCTGTGCCATTTGAGGGAAATCCCCTTAAAGGGATACAGATTATGGGGATGCTTGAATCAAGGAGTTTGTCATTTGATTACCTTTTTGTCCTTGATGTAAACGAGGGGATTTTGCCTGACACTGAGAAAATAGACCCTTTAATGCCTGAATCCTTAAAGTTTGAGTTGGGGCTTTCTTCATTTAAAGACAGGGAAAGGCTGATAAAATACAACTTTTTCAGGCTTATTGATTCAAGCAAGAATGTTTACCTGTTTTATCAAAGCGGCCAGACAACACTTGAGAAGAAGACGAGAAGCAGGTTTATTGAACAGTTAATCCTTGAAAAAGAGTTTGAAAAAGGAATTGATTTAAGCGATGAAATTATTAAAGCAAAAATGCCTTTGTATTCACTTAACCTTAACAAAAATAAGAAGGATAATTCACTTCCCTGCGAGTTCAAGGAAGGGATTGAGAAAGATAAGTGGATGCAGGATAAAATAGAGGGATTTTTCAGGGAAGGCAAGGGTATTTCAGCAACCTTTATTGATAATTTTCTGCAATGTCCTTATATGTTTTATTTACATAGGATAGCGGGAATTGAGGAAAAGGCTTCCCTTGAGGAAAGCCAGAGGGCTGACAAGGTTGGAACGCTGATTCACCACCTTCTTGAAAAGGGGTTTGAAAAGCATAAGGGAGAGTATTTAACAGAAAAATTGATCTCAAATATTCGCAAAAAGGTTTTAGATGAAGCGGTAAATTTTATAGATAGAGGGCAGTTTAAGTACTTTGATTTTCACGGTGTTGAAGATGTATTTAAGTATTTAAAAAACCTTGAAAGTGTTAAAAAAGAAATTTTGAAAAAGGTTGTTGAGTTTAGGTTGAGTAAACTGTTTGAATTTTTCATTCATCAGGTTAAACAAGATGAAAGGCTTCAATTAATTGATGTTGAAAAAGAGATTGAAGTTGAGGGGTTTGAGTTTGAAGGAAGAAAGGTAAGGTTTTACGGAAAGATAGACAGGGTGGAGAAAATTAACGGAGATACAATTAGGATTGTTGACTATAAAACAGGAAGGTATGCAAAAGTGCCCTCTAAAAAGAAGTTGTCAGAATTAATGGCTGACGATTTAGATGACAGTGTGTTATGTGTTGAATACTTAAAAAACTCAATAAACTCAATCCAATTGCCGTTTTACATTTACCTTTATTCAAAAAAAGAGAATGTGGAAGATGTTTCTAAAATAAAAAGTTGTCTTTATCTTTTAGGAGAGTCAAATTTTAAAGATATTGAGAAAGAATTTGATTTTAATGGAGTCCCTTCTTTTGGTAGGCTTGAATATTTTGAAAATATTTTAAAACTAATTTTTGATAGAATGCTAAACTCAAAATTTATTGTTGCAACTCCGGGAGACTCCTGCAAGTTCTGCAATTACAAACACTTCTGCCTTTTTTCAAAGTAA